The following proteins are encoded in a genomic region of Methanoculleus sp. SDB:
- a CDS encoding 2-ketoisovalerate ferredoxin oxidoreductase (catalyzes the coenzyme A-dependent oxidation of 3-methyl-2-oxobutanoate coupled to the reduction of ferredoxin producing S-(2-methylpropanoyl)-CoA) codes for MPEIPKEEYILRCTSACAGCSSSLVLRYIFKAAGPDSVLVVPACCTSVIQGIYPNTAMNIPVYNVAFASAAAVASGMSSAYRAMGRKTNVICYAGDGGTVDIGIQALSGALERGTDFLYICYDNEAYSNTGMQRSGGTPLGAKTTTTPGGKKDNKKDLDRIVAAHNLPYMATACSAYPIDLYKKVKKALSIRGPKFIHILAPCPPGWRYPSEETIEMGKLAVKTGMWVLYEREYGTFSLTGASRAAMKKRLPVRDYLVRQGRFKGIDEETIDLLQQTVDGNMERYAREVEGIC; via the coding sequence ATGCCCGAAATCCCGAAAGAGGAATATATCTTACGGTGCACGTCCGCCTGTGCGGGATGCAGTTCCTCGCTGGTTCTGCGGTACATTTTCAAGGCGGCAGGCCCTGACAGTGTCCTTGTCGTCCCGGCATGCTGCACGAGTGTGATTCAGGGGATCTACCCGAATACGGCGATGAATATACCGGTTTATAATGTGGCGTTTGCGTCGGCCGCAGCCGTGGCGTCCGGGATGAGCTCGGCGTACCGTGCAATGGGGAGAAAAACGAATGTCATCTGCTATGCCGGGGACGGCGGCACGGTGGATATCGGTATCCAGGCTCTCTCCGGTGCACTGGAGAGAGGGACAGATTTCCTGTATATCTGCTACGACAACGAAGCCTACAGCAATACCGGCATGCAGAGGTCGGGGGGGACTCCCCTCGGGGCGAAGACGACCACGACGCCGGGAGGCAAGAAGGACAATAAGAAGGATCTCGACCGGATTGTCGCGGCCCACAACCTGCCCTACATGGCGACGGCATGCAGCGCCTACCCGATTGACCTCTACAAGAAAGTGAAGAAAGCCCTCTCAATCCGGGGCCCCAAATTCATCCATATACTCGCCCCGTGCCCGCCGGGATGGCGGTACCCGTCCGAGGAGACGATCGAGATGGGCAAACTTGCGGTCAAGACCGGCATGTGGGTGCTGTATGAGCGGGAGTACGGCACATTCTCCCTGACCGGGGCTTCCAGGGCAGCCATGAAAAAACGGCTTCCGGTGCGGGATTACCTCGTACGGCAGGGACGGTTCAAGGGGATTGACGAGGAGACCATCGATCTTCTCCAGCAGACGGTGGACGGGAATATGGAGCGATATGCCCGGGAGGTTGAGGGCATATGCTGA
- the porA gene encoding pyruvate ferredoxin oxidoreductase produces the protein MLTVATGNKAVATAVKHAKPAVVAAYPITPQTEIVEQIANFVESGEMEADYIPVESEHSSMAACIGASATGVRSFTATSSHGLVYMCEMLHWAAGARLPIVMANANRALGPGWNIWAEHSDSLSMRDTGWLQVYVGSVQEAYDATLMAFRIAEHEDVMLPVMINLDGFTLTHIMQPLETVDPGDFIPPCTIAHAIDTANPGGYGTLTPPTEHFKFRWDIERAMRDSVEVIRETEDEFARRFGRRYAPVEKYRFDDADVVVVAMGTLGKEAEVAADILRDEGIRAGSARVRWFRPFPAIDFGEKEVVVIDRDYSFGYGGILARELTAAYGITPYSVIAGLGGQEVTYDDIAGFVRERRPGGEFWFGVSD, from the coding sequence ATGCTGACCGTCGCCACCGGGAACAAGGCGGTGGCAACCGCCGTGAAGCATGCAAAGCCCGCGGTAGTCGCCGCCTACCCGATCACCCCTCAGACGGAGATCGTCGAGCAGATTGCGAATTTCGTCGAATCGGGAGAGATGGAGGCGGATTATATTCCCGTCGAGAGCGAACACAGCTCGATGGCGGCGTGCATAGGGGCGTCCGCGACAGGAGTGCGTTCGTTTACCGCAACGAGCTCTCACGGGCTTGTCTATATGTGCGAAATGCTCCACTGGGCCGCGGGAGCGCGTCTTCCGATTGTCATGGCAAATGCCAACCGTGCGCTCGGCCCCGGGTGGAATATCTGGGCGGAGCACTCGGACTCCCTGTCCATGCGTGACACCGGCTGGCTGCAGGTCTACGTGGGGAGCGTGCAGGAAGCCTATGACGCGACGCTGATGGCATTCCGGATCGCAGAACACGAGGATGTCATGCTGCCGGTGATGATCAACCTCGACGGATTCACGCTCACGCATATCATGCAGCCGCTCGAGACGGTGGATCCCGGCGATTTCATACCGCCCTGCACGATAGCGCATGCCATCGACACGGCAAACCCCGGGGGGTACGGGACGCTGACACCACCCACCGAGCACTTCAAGTTCCGGTGGGATATCGAGCGTGCAATGCGGGATTCCGTGGAGGTTATCAGGGAAACCGAGGACGAATTCGCCCGCCGCTTCGGCCGGCGCTATGCACCCGTGGAGAAATACCGGTTCGACGATGCGGATGTGGTGGTGGTTGCCATGGGCACGCTCGGGAAAGAGGCGGAGGTGGCTGCGGATATCCTCCGCGACGAGGGCATCCGCGCCGGATCCGCCCGGGTGCGCTGGTTCCGCCCCTTCCCTGCCATTGATTTCGGGGAGAAGGAGGTCGTGGTGATTGACCGCGACTACTCGTTCGGGTACGGCGGCATTCTTGCCCGCGAACTTACAGCAGCTTACGGTATAACGCCGTACAGCGTGATTGCGGGACTCGGGGGACAGGAAGTGACGTACGATGATATTGCGGGCTTCGTCCGGGAACGCAGACCGGGCGGGGAATTCTGGTTCGGGGTGAGTGACTGA
- a CDS encoding pyruvate ferredoxin oxidoreductase (catalyzes the ferredoxin-dependent oxidative decarboxylation of pyruvate to form acetyl-CoA), translating into MYEIRLHSRGGQGGVTAAKMIAHAAILDGKYATANPFYGAERRGAAVVSFIRIDDRPVRVYSQIRNPDLVIVLDATVMETVDVLQGIKPDGTVLVNSSHPVDTKGHPASRVDLTAIALSLGLVLAGSPILNTPLLGACAKLGLISVESAREAIRETFNDERNVQASDRAYEELVK; encoded by the coding sequence ATGTACGAAATTCGCCTGCACTCGCGGGGCGGACAGGGAGGGGTGACCGCTGCGAAGATGATCGCCCATGCGGCAATCCTGGACGGAAAATATGCAACCGCAAACCCGTTCTACGGCGCTGAACGGCGGGGAGCTGCCGTCGTTTCGTTCATCAGGATTGACGATCGGCCCGTCCGCGTCTACAGCCAGATCCGGAACCCGGATCTCGTCATCGTGCTTGACGCGACGGTCATGGAGACGGTCGATGTCCTTCAGGGAATAAAACCCGATGGCACGGTGCTGGTCAACAGTTCTCATCCGGTCGATACGAAAGGACATCCGGCAAGCCGGGTGGATTTGACGGCGATTGCTCTGTCGCTCGGACTCGTGCTGGCTGGAAGTCCGATTCTCAACACTCCCCTCCTCGGGGCGTGTGCGAAACTCGGGCTCATTTCCGTGGAATCGGCCCGGGAGGCTATCAGGGAGACGTTTAATGACGAGCGAAACGTGCAGGCATCGGATCGGGCGTATGAGGAGCTGGTGAAATGA
- a CDS encoding ferredoxin: MTAKLAISRPVKGASGKTGSWRTFRPVVDREACNACGLCAQYCPDGCISEELEIDLDFCKGCGICAQECPKQAIKMVREED; the protein is encoded by the coding sequence ATGACTGCAAAGCTTGCGATCTCGCGCCCGGTGAAGGGAGCGTCGGGAAAGACCGGTTCGTGGCGGACATTCCGCCCTGTGGTCGACCGGGAGGCCTGCAATGCCTGCGGCCTCTGCGCACAGTACTGCCCCGACGGGTGCATCAGCGAAGAACTGGAGATCGACCTTGACTTCTGCAAGGGCTGCGGCATCTGTGCACAGGAATGCCCGAAGCAGGCGATAAAAATGGTCCGGGAAGAGGACTGA